Proteins encoded together in one Acidimicrobiia bacterium window:
- a CDS encoding HEAT repeat domain-containing protein yields the protein MSKERRPQVVAVEALGTAWTVHSLYPDPETQPAFRRAIETLRDSIEPDMALAIEGQRFLSDGFEIETEREGAERLARRCFVHHIESIRFEDAPTALDVAKLFASLAKEEDTVRASGGVAAALRRDGVASMSVVQRTQLRAVAEDETTDRDDRVQSVIEQGADPKEFALALMEKAGGDPDRLADLFLEEYRATLDLVEDEDYQGREEVVKAFVEAFFHIPEPANMEVFARYLNEQESDAERAFLDQFAGNELARLAPRLDPSGLALLLDYARVSTDRVDGRPEELLELIQATDAVQAAREVAAVSVHERLRDLAGAQADPTAFFEALRAEFPNPQHFFYHALEVFRGLLFAEDRDDRFRRLMRIWVGKVGTAVRRGQYRRAELWLRAVLDASTFAEHRRPEVDEALGQISSSEIMSAVVQKATEGGEAAPAVQLLKALGTSSVDVLIDLLAEEQDAARRRMLVDILSEVAREDAEPLTARLNDPRWYLVRNLVIVLRHTGDRGAIRMMRPVLSYSDHRVRLEALRGLAMLGDEAVPFFETALGDDHASVRQTAIALLGTHETDSAERLLVGALDRRGLELSEKQRVVDLLSERTGPTARTALEQLARKRFSLSSSTRILRRSAKDALKGSST from the coding sequence ATGTCAAAAGAGCGTCGCCCGCAAGTGGTCGCTGTTGAGGCACTGGGAACCGCATGGACCGTTCACAGTCTCTACCCGGACCCAGAAACGCAGCCCGCGTTCCGGCGCGCCATCGAGACCCTGCGCGACTCGATAGAACCCGATATGGCGCTCGCTATCGAAGGCCAGCGGTTCCTATCAGACGGCTTCGAAATCGAAACCGAACGCGAGGGAGCAGAACGCCTGGCCAGACGTTGTTTCGTGCACCACATCGAATCGATACGGTTCGAAGATGCTCCGACCGCGCTGGATGTTGCCAAGTTGTTCGCATCCCTGGCGAAAGAGGAGGACACCGTCCGGGCATCGGGCGGAGTGGCTGCGGCCCTCCGTCGAGATGGCGTTGCCAGCATGTCGGTGGTTCAGCGTACGCAACTGAGGGCCGTTGCGGAAGATGAGACAACCGATCGAGACGACCGGGTGCAATCGGTCATCGAGCAGGGTGCCGATCCGAAGGAGTTCGCACTGGCGTTGATGGAGAAGGCCGGCGGAGATCCCGACCGCCTGGCGGATCTGTTCCTCGAGGAGTACCGGGCAACGCTCGATCTCGTTGAGGATGAGGACTACCAGGGGCGCGAGGAGGTGGTCAAGGCGTTCGTCGAGGCGTTCTTCCACATCCCGGAACCGGCCAACATGGAGGTGTTCGCTCGCTACCTGAACGAGCAGGAGTCAGATGCAGAGCGGGCGTTTCTCGATCAGTTCGCCGGCAACGAGTTGGCGAGGCTGGCACCGCGTCTTGATCCTTCGGGCTTGGCCCTGCTCCTCGACTATGCGCGAGTATCAACCGACAGGGTCGATGGCCGACCCGAAGAGTTGCTCGAGCTCATTCAAGCTACCGACGCTGTGCAAGCCGCTCGAGAAGTGGCGGCAGTCAGCGTTCACGAGCGACTCCGCGACCTGGCAGGCGCCCAGGCGGACCCAACGGCCTTCTTCGAGGCGCTCCGCGCGGAGTTTCCGAACCCCCAGCACTTCTTCTACCACGCGCTGGAGGTGTTCCGCGGACTGCTCTTCGCGGAGGACCGCGACGACCGATTCCGGCGGTTGATGCGAATCTGGGTGGGTAAGGTCGGTACTGCCGTTCGGCGGGGTCAATACCGGCGCGCCGAGTTGTGGCTGCGGGCGGTGCTGGATGCCAGCACGTTTGCCGAACACCGTCGCCCTGAGGTCGACGAAGCACTCGGACAGATTTCATCGTCCGAGATCATGAGTGCCGTCGTCCAGAAGGCGACCGAAGGCGGTGAGGCCGCTCCTGCGGTGCAGTTGCTCAAGGCTCTGGGAACCAGTTCCGTCGACGTGTTGATCGATCTTCTCGCTGAGGAGCAAGATGCCGCGCGCAGGCGGATGCTCGTCGACATTCTTTCGGAGGTCGCCCGCGAGGATGCGGAACCGCTGACTGCCCGGCTCAATGATCCCCGTTGGTACCTGGTTCGCAACCTCGTCATCGTCCTCCGGCACACAGGTGACCGCGGCGCTATCCGGATGATGCGCCCGGTCCTTTCGTATTCCGACCACCGGGTACGGCTCGAGGCACTGCGCGGCCTGGCGATGCTCGGTGATGAAGCCGTTCCATTCTTTGAGACGGCACTGGGTGACGATCATGCCAGCGTGCGGCAGACGGCCATCGCGTTGCTCGGAACGCACGAAACCGATTCGGCCGAGCGTTTGCTGGTCGGCGCCCTGGACCGTCGCGGTCTCGAGTTGTCTGAGAAACAGCGGGTGGTCGACTTGCTGTCGGAGCGAACCGGGCCGACAGCTCGCACCGCGCTCGAGCAACTTGCCAGGAAACGGTTCTCGTTGAGTTCGTCGACCCGGATACTCCGACGCTCGGCGAAGGACGCACTGAAGGGAAGCTCTACATGA
- the ahcY gene encoding adenosylhomocysteinase, producing the protein MDFDIADPALAGAGARRIAWAGRRMPVLESLRERFRAERPLEGRTVAACLHVTAETANLMLALRDGGANVLLCASNPLSTQDDVAAALVEDGIPVFAVRGEDPDRYYRHIHAVLDAEPDVTMDDGADLATILHTERTELNPIGSTEETTTGVIRLRAMSKDGTLRLPVVAVNDSATKHLFDNRYGTGQSAIDGILRATNVLLAGSTVVVVGYGDCGRGVADRSSGFGAKVVVVEVDPIRALEAAMDGHQVLTADDAAATGDIFVTVTGNKHVLRGRHFERMKDGAILSNAGHFDIELDLAALAAMAVARRPVRENLEAFDLADGRSLFVAAEGRLVNLGAAEGHPADVMDMSFANQAMAAEWLIVNADTLKPEIYTLPEHLDAEVATIKLATMGCGLEQLTEEQKRYLASWNEGT; encoded by the coding sequence ATGGATTTCGATATTGCAGATCCGGCCCTGGCCGGTGCAGGAGCCAGACGGATTGCCTGGGCGGGCCGGAGAATGCCCGTGCTGGAATCCCTGCGAGAGCGGTTCCGCGCCGAACGCCCGCTCGAGGGCCGGACCGTGGCGGCCTGCCTTCACGTGACGGCTGAAACGGCCAACCTGATGCTGGCGCTGCGGGACGGTGGCGCCAACGTCCTTCTGTGCGCCAGCAATCCGCTCTCCACGCAGGATGACGTGGCGGCGGCCCTCGTCGAGGACGGCATTCCGGTCTTCGCGGTGCGTGGTGAGGACCCCGACCGGTACTACCGGCACATCCACGCCGTGCTCGATGCCGAGCCCGACGTGACTATGGACGATGGGGCCGACCTTGCCACCATCCTCCACACGGAGCGCACCGAATTGAATCCGATTGGTTCAACCGAGGAAACGACGACCGGTGTGATTCGCCTGCGGGCGATGTCGAAAGACGGGACGCTCCGACTGCCGGTGGTTGCGGTCAACGACTCGGCGACGAAGCACCTCTTCGACAATCGCTACGGCACCGGGCAATCGGCGATCGACGGCATCCTCAGGGCGACCAACGTGCTGCTGGCCGGATCGACGGTGGTCGTCGTCGGCTACGGCGATTGCGGGCGCGGTGTCGCCGACCGGTCCTCGGGGTTCGGAGCGAAGGTCGTCGTGGTTGAGGTCGATCCGATCCGTGCGCTCGAAGCTGCGATGGACGGCCATCAAGTGTTGACGGCCGATGATGCCGCGGCGACCGGCGATATTTTCGTTACCGTGACGGGGAACAAGCATGTTCTAAGGGGCCGTCATTTTGAGCGGATGAAGGATGGCGCCATCCTTTCCAACGCCGGCCATTTCGATATCGAACTCGACCTGGCGGCACTGGCGGCGATGGCCGTGGCGCGGCGGCCGGTGAGGGAGAATCTCGAGGCATTCGACCTGGCCGACGGCCGGAGCCTGTTCGTGGCGGCGGAGGGCCGCCTCGTGAACCTCGGGGCTGCTGAAGGACATCCGGCCGATGTGATGGATATGTCGTTTGCCAATCAGGCAATGGCTGCCGAGTGGCTGATCGTCAACGCGGATACCCTGAAACCTGAGATCTACACGCTTCCCGAGCATCTAGACGCAGAAGTAGCCACGATCAAATTGGCCACCATGGGATGCGGCCTCGAGCAACTCACCGAAGAACAGAAGCGCTACCTCGCCTCCTGGAACGAAGGGACCTAG
- a CDS encoding bifunctional phosphoglucose/phosphomannose isomerase, translating to MIESLPDQYRWASELEAPTIAPASTVLVCGMGGSGISGDFVRVVTAAEGVDVRIHKDYGLPAWAEHVRPVVVAVSYSGNTAETLSSVDAALDYGLPVAVVATGGELTRVAGANDLPTVRVPAGMQPRAALGYLVGAVLRIVAAASPLGDPVPMLLEAGKETADLLGVERAGPGHDQARRIADALAGRLVAVWGSAGPTEVAAQRWAKQFHENAKTPAYWSIVPELNHNELVGWASSHHGLSSTTGLVVLRDQGEMPEISRRFRLTADLVGPTVQAAVEVWTTGTSVLARSATASLIGDLVSVYVAEAAGIDPVPVDILTELKNRL from the coding sequence ATGATCGAAAGCCTTCCGGACCAGTACCGGTGGGCGTCCGAACTCGAAGCTCCCACCATTGCCCCGGCTTCGACCGTGCTCGTATGTGGGATGGGGGGGTCCGGGATTTCCGGGGATTTCGTTCGCGTCGTTACGGCGGCAGAAGGCGTCGACGTGCGGATTCACAAGGACTACGGACTGCCTGCCTGGGCTGAGCACGTGCGACCGGTGGTCGTTGCCGTGTCGTACTCGGGGAACACGGCAGAAACGCTCTCATCGGTCGATGCTGCCCTCGACTACGGCTTGCCGGTGGCAGTCGTGGCGACGGGCGGCGAGTTGACCCGCGTCGCCGGTGCGAATGATTTGCCAACCGTTCGTGTTCCGGCCGGGATGCAACCCCGGGCGGCGCTGGGATACCTCGTCGGGGCAGTATTGAGAATCGTGGCGGCCGCCTCGCCGCTCGGTGATCCGGTTCCGATGCTCCTTGAAGCGGGGAAGGAAACCGCCGACCTGCTGGGCGTTGAGCGGGCTGGTCCCGGTCACGATCAGGCCCGTCGAATTGCGGATGCCCTCGCCGGCCGTCTGGTTGCCGTCTGGGGGTCGGCCGGCCCAACCGAGGTGGCCGCCCAACGGTGGGCAAAGCAGTTCCACGAGAACGCCAAGACGCCGGCCTACTGGTCGATTGTGCCGGAGCTCAACCACAACGAGCTCGTTGGTTGGGCCTCCTCGCACCATGGTTTGAGTAGCACAACAGGACTCGTAGTCTTGCGGGACCAGGGTGAAATGCCTGAGATTTCGCGCCGATTCAGGCTGACGGCCGACTTGGTCGGCCCGACCGTCCAAGCGGCCGTTGAGGTGTGGACGACCGGTACCTCGGTGCTGGCGCGCTCCGCCACGGCTTCGCTCATCGGTGACCTCGTATCCGTGTACGTGGCCGAGGCAGCGGGGATCGACCCTGTGCCCGTCGACATTTTGACCGAGCTAAAGAACCGATTGTGA
- a CDS encoding HD-GYP domain-containing protein codes for MSEKAARALLGQLRGATKQLTLYPIDHPATGEVLAKLRQNADALSKDSVGEVVLSILGDSLYENRSLLAHASLEFNKLLRDLQSRGIESISFEYPVSEGDVYDLVAFAAGLSGDIPAGGTIRLNEGPFTRAELESDEAISGLRRSYARSLDVLRGVALALEVDEGFDLTGATWAVEQLVEQTLAQPSASLLLSTMKSHDEYTFYHSVNVCILSIALARLAGLPEDELKLLAVGALLHDIGKVRVQASTLQYPGRLNPEQWAEIKLHPQEGAAAILAAAAPGQEIAAVVAFEHHARFDGQGYPSLVYDRERHFFSRLVATADTYDALTTRRSYRRAETPNRALQVLLQGAGTFYDPSLVHAFIKMVGVYPTGSLLQLAGGELVMVTRNNDEASDYPDVVLVRTGTGESLEVPEPFSMHGRSIVDQVTPAGAGIDPAALLEVSGYRSA; via the coding sequence ATGAGCGAAAAAGCGGCGCGGGCGTTGTTGGGACAACTCCGAGGGGCAACCAAGCAGCTCACCCTCTATCCGATTGATCACCCGGCGACGGGTGAAGTGTTGGCGAAGCTCCGGCAGAATGCCGATGCCCTCTCGAAGGACTCGGTCGGTGAAGTTGTGCTGTCGATACTCGGCGATTCACTTTATGAGAATCGGAGCCTGCTTGCTCATGCGTCGCTCGAGTTCAACAAGCTGCTGCGCGATCTCCAGAGTCGAGGCATTGAGTCGATTTCTTTCGAATATCCGGTATCGGAAGGCGATGTGTACGACCTGGTGGCCTTCGCCGCCGGTTTGTCTGGTGACATTCCTGCAGGCGGCACGATTCGACTCAACGAAGGACCGTTCACCAGGGCCGAACTCGAATCGGACGAAGCGATCTCCGGGCTTCGCCGGTCTTATGCCCGCTCGCTGGACGTGCTGCGGGGGGTTGCCCTTGCGCTCGAAGTTGATGAGGGCTTCGACCTGACCGGCGCCACCTGGGCAGTCGAACAGCTCGTCGAGCAGACACTCGCCCAGCCGAGCGCCTCGCTCCTGCTCTCCACGATGAAGAGCCACGACGAGTACACGTTTTATCACTCGGTCAACGTGTGCATTCTCTCGATTGCGCTCGCTCGTCTCGCCGGTCTGCCCGAGGATGAGCTGAAGTTGCTCGCCGTTGGCGCACTTCTCCACGACATCGGCAAAGTCCGGGTGCAAGCTTCGACCCTTCAATATCCCGGTCGGCTGAATCCGGAGCAATGGGCCGAGATCAAGTTGCACCCGCAGGAAGGTGCCGCCGCCATCCTCGCCGCCGCCGCCCCGGGCCAGGAGATCGCAGCCGTGGTCGCGTTCGAGCACCACGCTCGTTTCGACGGGCAGGGCTATCCGTCGCTGGTGTACGACCGCGAGCGCCACTTCTTCAGCCGGCTTGTAGCAACAGCAGACACGTACGACGCTTTGACCACCCGCCGCTCCTACCGGCGAGCGGAAACGCCAAACCGTGCTCTGCAGGTCCTCCTGCAAGGGGCGGGCACGTTCTACGATCCCAGCCTCGTACACGCTTTCATCAAGATGGTCGGCGTCTACCCGACCGGCTCGCTGCTTCAGCTGGCCGGGGGCGAACTCGTGATGGTGACCCGGAACAACGACGAAGCGTCCGACTATCCCGACGTGGTCCTGGTCAGGACGGGGACCGGCGAGTCGCTCGAGGTTCCCGAGCCTTTCTCGATGCACGGCCGCTCGATCGTGGATCAGGTAACTCCGGCGGGTGCGGGCATCGACCCGGCTGCTTTGCTCGAGGTCTCCGGGTACCGCAGCGCGTAG
- a CDS encoding response regulator transcription factor yields the protein MTRVIIVDDAQLFTAGMSAALENAGFEVVGTAENALAGVQVAKEQQPDLVVLDVLMPGISGLEVVDKLLAAAPKTKVVLLTASESGEDLLKAIKAGSVGYITKTTPLPQLVAAMKDVVAGGAVVSPAMGMKLFETVAQMLRHRDVVVGRKPALTGREIEVLQAVAQGRTSREIGEMLYISENTVKNHVRNILDKLGLHSRGEAVMYALREELIHID from the coding sequence ATGACCCGTGTGATCATCGTCGACGATGCTCAGTTGTTCACGGCCGGGATGTCTGCTGCTCTGGAGAACGCCGGATTCGAAGTTGTGGGAACCGCCGAAAACGCCCTGGCCGGGGTGCAGGTCGCCAAGGAGCAGCAACCGGACCTGGTTGTTCTCGATGTTCTCATGCCCGGGATTTCCGGCCTGGAGGTCGTTGACAAGCTCCTGGCAGCAGCCCCGAAGACCAAAGTCGTGTTGTTGACGGCCAGTGAATCCGGGGAGGATCTCCTCAAGGCCATCAAGGCCGGCAGCGTCGGGTATATCACCAAGACGACGCCGCTTCCTCAACTGGTGGCCGCCATGAAGGATGTTGTGGCCGGCGGGGCGGTGGTCTCGCCGGCGATGGGCATGAAGCTCTTCGAGACTGTCGCTCAGATGTTGCGTCATCGTGACGTGGTGGTTGGCCGCAAGCCTGCGCTCACCGGTCGCGAGATCGAAGTGCTCCAGGCAGTCGCCCAGGGCAGGACCAGCCGCGAAATCGGCGAGATGCTCTATATCTCGGAGAACACCGTCAAGAACCACGTTCGCAACATTCTGGACAAACTGGGGCTGCATTCACGCGGCGAAGCTGTGATGTATGCCCTCCGAGAAGAATTGATACACATCGACTGA
- the raiA gene encoding ribosome-associated translation inhibitor RaiA, producing the protein MDERLREMAETKVAHAGRFFDGILDADVEFTEAQNRRVTEGRFKVEVTSRAAGQIMRVESSAESAEAALDLAVDKMEKRLRRLKERLVQRSRKGRKEDDIGFASLDEEGDEGHAIVRVKQFVMKPMTPEEAALQMDLLGHSFFFFQNADSEMPSVLYRRRDGALGLIEPA; encoded by the coding sequence GTGGACGAGCGACTTCGTGAGATGGCCGAGACCAAGGTCGCTCACGCCGGTCGCTTTTTCGATGGGATACTCGACGCAGACGTCGAGTTCACAGAGGCTCAGAATCGTCGCGTGACCGAGGGACGCTTCAAAGTGGAGGTGACGAGCCGGGCGGCCGGCCAAATCATGCGCGTCGAGTCATCCGCCGAGTCCGCTGAAGCAGCGCTCGATCTGGCGGTTGACAAGATGGAGAAGCGCCTCCGCCGCCTCAAAGAGCGGCTTGTTCAGCGGTCACGGAAGGGGCGGAAAGAAGACGATATCGGCTTCGCGTCCCTCGATGAAGAAGGTGATGAGGGTCACGCCATCGTCAGGGTGAAGCAGTTCGTCATGAAACCGATGACCCCGGAAGAAGCTGCGCTGCAGATGGATCTGCTGGGCCACAGTTTCTTCTTCTTTCAGAATGCAGATAGCGAGATGCCGAGTGTGCTCTACCGCCGCCGGGACGGCGCGCTCGGATTGATTGAGCCGGCATGA
- the secA gene encoding preprotein translocase subunit SecA, which produces MSILSKILRVGEGKAFTELEALTAAVTDLEPMVEALGDAELQSKTPDFRNRLANGASLDDIEVEAFAVVREAARRVLGMRPFDVQVIGGGALHRGMIAEMKTGEGKTLVATLPSYLNGLGGEGVHVVTVNDYLASRDAEWMGGVHRFLGLEVGLIQSAMTPAERRPAYAADITYGTNNEFGFDYLRDNMAMQVAQMVKRGHHYAIVDEVDSILVDEARTPLIISGRVADTARYYRDFARIVDRLRVDEHYEIDEAKRQVITTEEGVSRVEEILGVENMYDFAAVDLVHHLDVALKAKVLYRTDVDYLVDNGEVKIVDEFTGRVLDGRRYSEGLHQAIEAKEGVKIKEENQTLATITLQNYFRMYDKLSGMTGTAKTEAAEFAEIYGLQVVEIPTNQPIDRTDQPDLVYKTEDAKFNAVIDDITERSERGQPTLVGTVSIERSERLSTMLRKRGVKHEVLNAKHHAREAEIIAQAGRVGAVTVATNMAGRGVDILLGGNADGLAKGEMKRRGLLPGSLEYKEAYDEAFARFQADLEDGYRTVVDAGGLYVVGTERHESRRIDNQLRGRSGRQGDPGESRFYLSLEDELMRRFQGERVSSIMERLRMPEDMPIEAKMVSRSIERAQGQVESQNFEIRKNVLKYDEVMNKQRQVIYEWRSGILEGSASAELAQEWIDEILAETVQSIIRDQSSPSEWDWDVLASDLSVLYPTELTRDKVDRPGGISVIDVVEATLNEAQAVYEQREEEFGQEVLRQIERNVILSIIDNKWREHLAEMDYLRAGIGLRAMGQRDPLVEYQREGYDMFSEMVDAIKRDSVRYLFHAQIAKQEEKPKVQVATSGGGSSTSASGAQAYSDKIGRNDPCPCGSGKKYKKCHGAAAATGS; this is translated from the coding sequence ATGTCCATTCTCAGCAAGATACTTCGCGTCGGCGAAGGCAAGGCCTTCACCGAACTCGAAGCCCTGACGGCGGCCGTCACCGATCTCGAACCGATGGTCGAAGCGCTCGGCGATGCCGAGCTGCAATCTAAGACGCCCGACTTTCGCAATCGCCTGGCCAACGGTGCCTCGCTCGACGATATCGAGGTGGAGGCCTTCGCAGTTGTGCGTGAGGCCGCCAGGCGGGTGCTGGGCATGCGACCGTTCGACGTCCAGGTGATCGGCGGCGGTGCCCTTCATCGCGGCATGATTGCCGAGATGAAGACGGGTGAAGGGAAGACGCTCGTTGCCACACTCCCTTCCTACCTGAATGGATTGGGGGGCGAAGGCGTTCACGTCGTGACGGTGAACGATTATCTGGCCTCACGCGACGCCGAGTGGATGGGTGGCGTGCACCGGTTCCTCGGTCTCGAGGTTGGCCTCATTCAGTCTGCCATGACTCCCGCTGAGCGCCGGCCGGCCTATGCGGCGGACATCACCTACGGGACGAATAACGAATTCGGCTTCGATTACCTGCGCGACAACATGGCGATGCAGGTAGCTCAGATGGTCAAACGCGGGCACCACTACGCCATTGTGGACGAGGTCGACTCGATCCTTGTTGACGAAGCGCGGACCCCCCTGATCATCTCCGGGCGGGTGGCCGATACGGCGCGTTACTACCGCGACTTCGCCAGGATCGTAGACAGGCTCCGCGTCGATGAGCATTACGAAATCGATGAGGCAAAGCGTCAGGTAATAACCACCGAAGAGGGCGTTTCCCGTGTTGAGGAGATCCTCGGTGTTGAGAACATGTACGACTTCGCGGCGGTCGATCTCGTCCACCATCTCGACGTCGCGCTGAAGGCCAAGGTTCTCTACCGCACGGACGTTGACTACCTCGTTGACAACGGCGAAGTCAAGATCGTCGACGAATTCACCGGACGGGTACTTGACGGCCGCCGCTACTCCGAAGGGCTTCATCAGGCGATCGAAGCCAAAGAGGGCGTGAAGATCAAAGAGGAGAACCAGACTCTCGCAACGATCACACTTCAGAATTACTTCCGGATGTACGACAAGCTGTCCGGGATGACCGGAACGGCCAAGACCGAAGCAGCTGAGTTCGCCGAAATCTACGGACTCCAGGTTGTCGAGATACCGACAAACCAACCGATCGACCGAACCGATCAGCCGGATCTGGTCTACAAGACGGAAGATGCGAAGTTCAACGCCGTCATCGATGACATCACAGAGCGCAGCGAGCGCGGGCAGCCGACGCTGGTCGGAACTGTTTCCATTGAGCGGAGCGAACGGTTGTCGACGATGCTCCGGAAGCGAGGCGTGAAACACGAGGTGCTGAACGCCAAACACCATGCTCGAGAAGCCGAGATCATTGCGCAGGCCGGTCGGGTTGGTGCGGTGACCGTAGCAACCAACATGGCAGGTCGCGGGGTGGACATCCTCCTCGGTGGCAACGCGGATGGGTTGGCCAAAGGTGAAATGAAACGGAGGGGCTTGCTACCCGGATCGCTCGAATACAAGGAGGCATACGACGAGGCCTTTGCCCGTTTTCAGGCGGACCTGGAGGACGGCTATCGCACCGTGGTCGATGCCGGCGGCCTCTATGTCGTTGGAACCGAGCGCCACGAATCTCGGCGGATCGATAACCAGTTGCGCGGGCGGTCGGGCAGGCAAGGAGACCCGGGCGAGTCTCGTTTCTATCTCTCGCTCGAGGACGAGCTCATGCGGCGGTTCCAGGGTGAACGCGTCTCTTCGATCATGGAACGGCTGCGGATGCCCGAGGACATGCCGATCGAGGCCAAGATGGTCAGCCGCTCCATTGAACGAGCGCAGGGACAGGTGGAGTCGCAGAACTTCGAGATCAGAAAGAACGTTCTCAAGTACGACGAAGTGATGAACAAACAACGCCAGGTGATCTACGAATGGCGGTCCGGGATCCTCGAAGGCAGCGCCAGCGCGGAGCTGGCTCAGGAGTGGATCGACGAGATCTTGGCGGAGACGGTCCAATCGATCATCAGGGATCAGAGCTCTCCTTCCGAATGGGACTGGGACGTGCTCGCTTCGGATCTCTCAGTTCTGTATCCGACCGAGCTCACTCGAGACAAGGTGGACAGGCCGGGAGGTATCTCGGTGATCGATGTCGTGGAGGCGACGCTCAACGAAGCGCAAGCGGTGTATGAGCAGCGCGAAGAGGAATTTGGCCAGGAGGTACTTCGGCAGATCGAACGCAACGTGATCTTGTCGATCATCGACAACAAGTGGCGCGAGCACCTCGCCGAAATGGACTATCTGCGGGCCGGAATCGGACTGCGCGCAATGGGACAGCGCGATCCGCTGGTCGAGTATCAGCGCGAGGGATATGACATGTTTTCCGAGATGGTCGACGCCATCAAGCGCGACTCGGTGCGGTACCTCTTCCATGCGCAGATCGCCAAACAGGAGGAAAAGCCGAAGGTCCAGGTGGCGACTTCCGGCGGTGGATCTTCGACGTCCGCGAGCGGGGCGCAGGCCTACTCGGACAAGATTGGACGGAACGACCCGTGCCCGTGTGGCTCCGGCAAGAAGTACAAGAAGTGCCACGGCGCTGCTGCCGCGACCGGGAGCTAG
- the prfB gene encoding peptide chain release factor 2 (programmed frameshift): MNITDPRAALNDLRSRLDDARRFLDLESKERELDTLRTRAASPELWDDPNAARETTRRLARFERLIGQFERLDGAIEDGELLLEMAEDESDNSAIAEVSKEIEAVDTELAKLEVESLYFEEYDDAGAIVSVHAGAGGVDAQDWAEMLLRMYLRFLDDEGFAVEVDEINPGEEAGIKSATFTVHGDYAYGTMEGERGVHRLVRISPFDANSRRHTSFAAIDVIPEVDDTIEIEINPDDLRIDTFRSQGAGGQHVNTTDSAVRITHLPTNTVAACQAERSQIQNRARAMALLKSRLADLARQEQRDQMDEIRGEQTEAAWGRQLRSYVMQPYQMVKDLRTDVEIGNIQGVLDGDLRGLVEAYLHWRRARQEAST, from the exons ATGAATATCACCGACCCACGCGCCGCGCTCAACGATCTGCGTTCCCGGCTCGACGATGCCAGGAGGTTCCTT GACCTCGAGTCAAAAGAACGGGAACTCGACACCCTGAGAACACGCGCCGCGTCGCCGGAACTTTGGGATGACCCGAACGCGGCCAGGGAGACAACGCGGCGACTGGCACGCTTTGAACGATTGATCGGTCAGTTCGAGCGCCTGGACGGCGCGATCGAGGACGGCGAACTCCTGCTCGAGATGGCAGAAGACGAGTCGGACAACAGTGCAATCGCCGAGGTTTCTAAGGAAATCGAAGCGGTCGATACGGAGCTGGCCAAACTTGAAGTGGAGTCGCTGTATTTCGAGGAGTACGACGACGCCGGCGCCATCGTTTCTGTGCACGCCGGGGCGGGGGGCGTCGACGCTCAGGATTGGGCGGAGATGCTGCTGCGCATGTACCTCCGCTTCCTCGATGATGAGGGGTTCGCGGTTGAAGTGGACGAGATCAACCCCGGTGAGGAGGCGGGCATCAAGTCCGCCACGTTCACCGTCCACGGCGACTATGCCTACGGGACCATGGAAGGCGAGCGAGGAGTTCATCGTTTGGTGCGAATCAGTCCATTCGACGCTAATTCCAGGCGCCACACTTCGTTTGCCGCGATCGATGTCATCCCTGAGGTCGACGACACCATTGAGATCGAGATCAACCCGGACGATTTGCGCATCGACACGTTCCGGTCGCAAGGGGCAGGGGGGCAACATGTGAACACCACGGATTCGGCGGTGCGCATCACCCACCTTCCGACCAACACTGTGGCGGCTTGCCAGGCGGAGCGGTCCCAGATCCAGAACCGGGCTAGAGCGATGGCCCTCCTCAAATCGCGCCTGGCAGACCTCGCCCGCCAGGAGCAGCGGGACCAGATGGATGAGATCCGTGGCGAGCAAACCGAAGCAGCATGGGGGCGCCAACTTCGTTCCTATGTGATGCAGCCGTACCAGATGGTCAAGGATCTTCGTACCGATGTCGAGATCGGCAATATCCAGGGTGTTCTCGATGGTGACTTGCGTGGCCTGGTTGAGGCATACCTGCACTGGCGACGGGCGCGGCAGGAGGCGTCAACTTGA